The following proteins come from a genomic window of Panicum hallii strain FIL2 chromosome 8, PHallii_v3.1, whole genome shotgun sequence:
- the LOC112903720 gene encoding uncharacterized protein LOC112903720, producing MDAYVAEIRKLENKFSGLEIHHVISDNNLGADVLSKLGSDRANVPPRVFVHELHHPSIKIPDQSTIIQGPTEPDREVMIQVDWRMTFIDFIQEHKLPSGVDKKSAETARILRRSKGEF from the exons atggatgcgTACGTCGCAgagatacgcaagctcgagaataAGTTCTCAGGCCTagaaattcatcatgtgattAGCGACAACAACTTGGGGGCAGATGTGCTCTCAAAGCTGGGCTCTGATCGAGCAAATGTCCCACCAAGAGTTTTTGTCCATGAGCTacatcacccatccatcaagataCCAGATCAAAGCACCATCATTCAGGGTCCAACAGAACCAGACCGAGAGGTGATGATTCAGGTTGATTGGCGGATgacttttatcgacttcatccaggagcacaaactaccctcCGGTGTCGACAAGAAGAGCGCCGAGACTGCACGCATATTAAGGCGGAGCAAAGG GGAATTCTGA